TAAAAAAGTAAGATTTAATTTAATGTGTAATAAGCCTTGGTTTAAGGGCCAGATCCTGTGATTTTTAATGCTGTTTATGCTGGCTTTGAGTCTATGGTTGATGGACTTCAAAAGAGATATGACGCTTTATGTTCTGGTAATGAAATGGTGTATGTTGCCACTCCTCGTAATGTAGATTTCAATGATTTTATTATCGAAGTGTGGGGTAGAGAATAGCAAAGAGGCTGGACAAGCAAAATAAAAAAGGTGAGGTAGCTTAAAAGACTACCCACCTCTTTTTATTTTGTTTATTTTAAAACAGTTTAGCGTAAAACAGCCAATAAATCTGATTTCAAAATATTTTTAGCAACAAAACGCCCTTTATAAAAGCCGCATGACTCACACACTGAATGAGAAAGTCTCGGAGCAGAGCAGTTTGAGCAGCTGGAAAGATTGATAGCACTGAGTGCATGGTGAGCACGGCGCATGTTGCGGCGTGAGCGGGATACTTTTTTCTTTGGAGTTGGCATACTAGGTTATCCTCTTCTTGCAATTTCAAGTATTTAGTTTACTTTTAACTACATGACATTTGAGTCAAAAACGAATGTGATAATTTTCAGAGCTTTCCCCCGCATCACATTGCGTAAACAAAACGTTTCAACTTCATAATGGAGTCATTTGTTTATGTCAATCATTATCCTGTGCGTTTGAGCGCTGTTATGTTATTTTGCTGATTTTCTTCGTTTTCTGGATTTTCAAGGGTATCAGAGCGATGAGAAGGCTCCTCGTCCTCTTTTGTATTCAGTGTAAGGCTAATGCGTTTGGCAGATGCTCTGAGCGCTCCTGCTAAGGTTGATTCAATGATATCAGTTTCTTTTGGAATTGACTTGCGGATCATCGCTGCAAGGCGCAAACGTTCTTCGTCTCCAAGATTGGAATCCTCAATATAGTCATGAAAATTATGCAAAAACTCAAGAACATAATTGATGGCAACACCTTGTTCTGGATAAGCACCTGTTTTTTCATATTCTCGAACTCTCATTGATTCTGTGGCTTGTGCAGAATGCATCGAACTTTCTGGAATCATTGTTTTCGTGTCTTCTTTATTCAATTTGCTTCGCAAATTAATTTCAACTTCTCTTATTTCTTCTATAATTACAGATAGTTCTGTTCTGGCTTTATGGGCAAGTCGGTATGCCGTCCAATTAAAACCTGCTCGAATCGCATTTTGCGCAAGAATATGAAGGCGTTCTGTATCTTGGGTATTGGCTTTATCAATTTTTAAGTTGTTAATAATTGCTTTGTCTTCTCCCCAGTAGCGTGATGCTGTTTCTTTTTTGATTTTAAGGTGTTTTGCCCATTTGCGGACAGAATTGATAAAAGAAATTTTTTGTTTTGAATTGCTTCCTGTCACCAACCGGTTTTTGAGATTGCTAAATTCTATAATTTTTTGAGCAAATTTTTCTGGGATATATTCAATATGTGAGCTTGGATCAAAAAACCACTGTCTCAATTGTGCTTCTTTGGCTTCTTGAGAAATGATAGAGCTAGCATGCGCATGACCTTTTTCAAATAATAAAATTGTATAAAGTAAAATTTGATCTATTTTTTCGTCTAAAATATTTGCAGTAAATAAGTTATCGCTTTTAAATTTTTTAAGGTGAGGTTGACCTTGTTGTAAACCAAAAACAACAAGTCCAATTTCCCAGTGCGTTAAATTGTAGTCGGATAATTTTTTTAAATATTTTTGAGGATTGGTTAAATAGTTTTTAATGTTTTCAATAGTCATTGACTCAAATTCAATAAGCAGTTGTAGCTTTCGAGCGCACTGTTTTATGGTTAAAGGCAACTCTAATGAGTGATATGAATTAATTTTATCAATATTTTTTTTGCTTTCTGCAAGATTGCCATCGTAAAAAAAGGAGCACCATCCTTTCATAAGGTGGGCTTCAAGGATACTTAAATCATTACCAATTCTGCTTGAGAGATCGAGTACTGTTTCTAAAACTAGAGATCGAATTTTTGGGCTTAAATTTCTTTCTCCGCATAAAATAAGAGAAAGTAATAAACTAATTGTACTTTCTCCATCGTTGTTTTCAATTGTAAAAGATAAGACGTTAAGAATTTCTGGGAAAAGAATGCTATTGTCAATCCAGCCTATACTTGTTCTTAAAAATTGAGCGAGAACAATGCCGCGAATTGGTTTGACCTTGGGTAAATAAAGTGTTTTGTCAGCTTTTAAGTTACTGGTATCTATTGGTTCAACAATTTTTCTAAGTAATATTTTATTGTTTTTTATTTCTTCTTCGTTAGAGAAACTCACTTGTTCTAAAAGCTTTTTTTGAATTTTGTAAATTTCAGATTCAATTTCATTTGCCAGAGAGAGTTTAGTATCTTTAGAGTTTCTGATAACGAGTTCTGATTCTTCTGCTTGATGAATAAGTTTATAAAATTCATCTGTTCTTCGTTCTCTTTTTTTAATCTGAGAAGGAAAAAAACTTTTCATCAAAAGGATAATTTTGCGTTTAGGATTTGTAATATTCCAACCTACTGCTTGGTAGTATTTATCAGCTTGGTCAAATTGGCTTAAAGAAAGAGACAGATCTGCAATGTGCTCGCGAATTTTTGGGATTAAAACCGGAGCTTCTTCTGGACACTCTTTTTCGATGCTTTCTCCAAGCATTTGTAATTTTGCAATGATAAACTCTGTTGAAGTTATGTCGCACAATTCTTCTGTCGCCATAATTAACGCAGCATAGGCGCTATAAGAATATATTTTAAGATTTGAGCGAGCGAGATATTCTGAAATATGGATAATATCACTTAATGTTGTTTTTTCATTGGAATTTTTACATAAAAATTCTGCAAGAATAAAATATACTTTTGATTTTATTTCTTTATTAAGTAATAACGAGAGGCTAAGCCAAATATACTGGTGTTCCCAATAATAACAAATAAGTTGTCCAGTGTGGACGTCTCGGTTTTCAGAGAATAATCCTATTTTAATCGCAATATTTAGCGCTTCATAAGCCAAGTGTAAGGGGTCTTTTCTTTTTTTATCAGCTAATTCTTCTAGATCATTGTCTTCGTTTTCTGATAATGTTGTATTTTCTGTTGTTGTTTCTTCATTTAATATGAGATCTTCTGCAGATTGTTGCAAATTTCTAGCTTGCTCTTTTCCCTCGTGGTAGTGATCAGAAAATATTTCTTGCATTACAGAAACTTTATTGCTTAAATTTTCTATAATATCTGAGTTTAATTGTAAATCCACCATTGCCCATGTAGCAAGAAACCGTGCTTGCTGACTTGTTAATTTATTTAGTTTTGTTATCCAATAGCTTTTTGTTCTTTCGTCTTTTAGGTTTGAATATGATAAATCTTGTTGTTTTAATTGTAAAATTGATTTTTTAATTTCTTCATCATAAATTTCTTCTTCAGAGCGAATTCCTAAAATCCATTTTATTGAATTTTGTTTCTTTTTGAATATTTCAATTAAAATTTTAAGTGAAGAATGATCGGATCTATTAAGATCATCTACAATTAATAAATTTATTTTTGAAGCTGTAAGAATTTTATCAAATAGTTTTTCAATACTATTGTATAACCACTGATGTTTAATTTGTACAAATGAGCTTTGTTTAGATATTTTAATAGAATTTTTAGACTCACCATATTTTCTTAAAGAAGGTAAAACGTAATAAAGAGAATCGACTTGATTTCCAAGATTAAACAAGAATGATTTCATCTCTTGTAAAAACGTAGGATTTAAAAAAACGGTATGATTTAATAAACCATGGCATAAAGCATCAAGAGAAGAAAATGGAACTTTCATTGCACTAAATTTAACACTATGATAAAATGAGTTGACTTTAATAATACTCATACCCATGTTTAAACTACGCATTAATTGATGTTTGCTAGCAGATGTTGTTCTTGCATCTACCCAAATTCTGCTTGCATCTTGTTTGTTTTTACTTAAAGAAAACTCACATAGAATTTCTGGAATTTTAAATTGTTTTTTTAAAATTTTTTCATTTATGCTGTCATTATTTTCAGGTTGAAATGTGCTGTATAATGATGTTAAATTTTGAATATCAACATTGTCAGCAAGTCGATTTGAAATCATCATTATTTCAAATGCGAGTTCTTTGGCGTCACTAATTCTATTTTCTGGTAATGGATCGACTGCCTTTAACAAAACAGTTTTTAATCGCTTCATTGTATCAAATATAGCATGTTTTCCCGTCCATTTATGCCATTCTTTGCCAAGAATAAATACATTTTGATCTAAGGAAACATAGAGAGGCCAAAGAGCATTAAGAACAGAGGGGCCTTCAATTGTAATTAAACCAAAATCCCAAGCCATAATAGCTGCTAAGCTAAAAATATCAGAACATTCTCCAAAAGAACCTTCTATAAAACCACGTGCTTCTGGAGCTATCCAAAAATTTCTTTCTGTGATTTTTTTTGAAATTGTAATTCTTTCTTCAATATTTTCAATTTCTTCATGATGAGGTATAAAGTGAAAATATCCTCCATCAAGTAAAACAATATGTGGAACTTCTTCTTTTTTTTCAAAAAAATCAGATTCATATGTTTGTTTGATATCAACAGATGCGCGATCGCGAATTAAAATGTTTTGTGGTTTGATATTGCCATGAATAATACCTTTTGAATGATAAAAATAAAGATTTTCAAAAATTCTTACCCATAACCTAAGTCGATTTTTTATGCGTGAAATTTCATGAATTTTTATAGGAGTTTCTTTTTTATTTGCATCAAATAAAGTAACTCCTTCAATCCAACGAGAAAAGACTTCAAAATCGTTAGTTCTAAAAAACAGCTCCATGTTTTCGCCATATTCGAATTGAAGCGCTTTTTTTATATTTTCAAAACTCTCTTGTATTTTAAGTTTGAAAAATCGTGATTTATTAATTCCTTCCACTTTTACAGTTTTTTTTCTTAATTCATCAGCTCGTTGCATACGAGAAATAATTGGACTGCTAATCTTGCGACTCGCAACTTTTTCGACACTTGCATCTTCTCTTATTGAAATTTGAGCAATCAGCCTATCGTTATCCATGTTTCTCCGAAGCAGTATTAGATATGTCTTCCCATTATCTATATCGGTGTAAAGTTTTTGTTCCATAGCGTTGTTATTAAAATTTGAAAACTATTATAATTGTAATTATGTTCAATGCTTCAATTGAATTTGAAACTCTTTGATACAAGTTGGAGGAGTTGGAAATGGTTGAATCTACTCATTTAATTGAGTTTGCAGAAAATTCGTCATGGCTCGAGTTGAGTAGGTCAGCTTTTGTCAATAATATCAATACTTTTAGAAGAGTTTTGCCGCCTCACATCCTTTTAGGATGCGTATTAAAGGGTAATGCCTATGGGCACGGCTTTTTACAAAGTCTTGAAATTTTACATGATTATGTTGATCTTATTTTTGTGATTAGCCCAGTTGACGCATTTAAAATTAGAAAATTTGAAAAAGACAATGAGCTTGTACAAAAAAGAGTGGTTGTCTTGGGCAGTATCACTGCTGAAGAAGCTGCTATTTGCGCAATGAAAGTGATAGAAGTGACAATTACAGACGCAGGATGGGAGAATTTTATTCCTCGTTTACTGCGGTCTGAGAAAGAGCGAGGGCATATATACAGACCGTTAAAAGTTCATGTTCATGTTGACACAGGTTTGACGCGTGAAGGATTTTTACTTTCTGAGCTTGGGTCTAAGCTTGAATTTTTAGTAAAGCATGCTTCTTTGTTTCATGCGCAAGGGGTGATGTCGCATTTTGCAAACACGGAAGATGTGACAGATCAATCCTATGCGATAGAACAAATGGCCAAATTAGATAAAGCATTCGAAATTATTACTAAAAAACTAAATTTATCGTATAAACTTGAAAAGCATATTGCCCAGAGCTCTGCGACTATGATCATTCCTGCTTCACGATATGATTTAACCAGAGTTGGGATTTCAATCTACGGTTTGTGGCCTTCTCCTGAAACAAAATTGTCTACAAAAATTATTTTACCAGAATTACCAAGGTTAATCCCCGCCCTTACATGGAAATGTCAGAGTCAAAGTATAAAAAAAGTAGAATCGGGCAGTTATATTGGGTATGGGTGTACCTGTCGTGCTGAACGAGATCTGATTGCAGCGCTTTTTCCAGTTGGATATTTTGATGGTTATCCTCGATTGCTTTCTAATAAAGGCTATGTTTTGGTTGATGGAGTTCGTTGCAAAATATTAGGACGTGTGATGATGAATCATATTGTTGTTGACGTAACTGATGTAACGCAAGATGACTCTCGCCAGGTTATTGCAACATTAATTGGAAAAAGCGGCAAAGAATCGATTACAGTCGATCAAATTGCTGAATGGGCACAAACAATTAATTACGAAATTGTGACCCGTATAGGTGCTCATCTTAAAAGAATGGTTGTAGATTCGTGAAAAAAGAATTGTTTAATTATGATTTGCCAGAAGAGCTTATTGCTCAAACTCCCTTAGCAAATCGCGATGAAAGTCGACTTCTTGTTTGTAATGCAAAAAATAAATCTATTGCTGATTGTATGTTTAAAAACTTAGATGAAGTTTTAAATCATGAGTTTCAGTTACAAAAAAATAATGCAAAACTTCTGCTAATTGCTAATAATTCTCGAGTTTATCCTGCACGAGTGAGAATCAAAAGAAGCTCGGGTGGTCGGGGGGAAGTGTTTTTTTTAGAAAGAGGAGAAAAAACGCATTATAGTTGTTTATTAAGGCCGCAAAGTAAATTAAAAATTGGCGAAATTTTGTATGCTGATCTTAAAGAAGATATTGCTTTATTTGAAATAAGTCATTTAAATCCGCCAAAAGTTTCTATAATTGCTAATATGTCTCTTGATGAAATTCTTGATTTATATGGAGAAATGCCACTACCTCCTTATATTCAAAGAGATCCTAAAAAAATTGTTAATTATAGTAAGCTTGATAAAGACCGTTATCAAACAGTCTATTCTAACATAAATCATGTGGGAAGTTCTGCTTCTCCTACAGCAGGTCTGCATTTTTCACCAAGTATATTAAAAAAATGTGAAGAAAATAGAATTGAACTTTCTTATGTTACTTTGCATGTGGGTTTAGGAACATTTTTACCTGTAAAATCTGAAGATATTGAATCTCATGAAATGCATCAAGAATATTATTTTATATCTCAAGAAACAATTAAAAAAATATCCAAATATTTAAGTAACGGTTGGCCTATTGTTTTTGTAGGTACAACTTCATTAAGAGCTGTAGAAAGTTATTTTCAATTGTTAAACTTAGAATTGGGTAAAAATTTTATTTTAAATAATAAAAATATAAATCATTTAGAGAATAACTTAAATAAATTTTCTGATAAATGGCATACAACAAATATATTTATTCACCCTAAAAATGAAAATTCAATTTTTGTTCCTACAATTGGTAATGCAATTATTACAAATTTTCATCAGCCAGAAAGTACTCTTGCAATGCTGATTGCAGCATTAATGGGAATGAAATTTTGGAAGCAATTTTATAGTTACGCGATTACAAATAAATATCGTTTTTTTAGTTATGGTGATTCTAGCCTTCTTATTTTTGGAGAACAAAATTAGTGATGTTTTCTCAACGCAATCTTATCAATTTTAAAAAAATTAAATCTCTTCCCTTATCTCCAGAATTTTGGTCTGGTCACTTTGATACCGAAAATCTAAAATCATCTGATTTTGAGCAAGAATTTAATCAGGTTTTGTCTAAAGGTATTGCTCGCAATGAAGATCTTCAGCGTGTTAAGCAAGTTGGACCTAGAATCACAAAAATGACTTTTGGAGATATTGAAATTGAAACACCTATTTTTATGCCAGTTGGCACTTTAGGAAGTGTCAAATCTCTTTCTCCAGAAGATGTTTATGGAATAGGTTATAAAATTATATTAGGTAATACATATCATCTAAATTTAAGACCAGGGATGGAGCTCATGAAAGAATTTAATGGGCTGCACGAATTTATGCGTTGGCCTGGAGCGATTCTTACCGATAGTGGTGGTTTTCAGGTTATGAGTTTAGCAAAAATTAGAAAGTTAACAGAAGAAGGTGTTACGTTTGCAAATCATATTAATGGCGCAAAAGTAACATTAACTCCTGAAAAGGTTGTTGCTATTCAAGAAGATATAGACTCTGATATACAAATGGTTTTGGATGAATGCACTCCTTATCCAGCAACTTACGAAGAAGCATTATCAAGCATGCAACGATCAATGCGCTGGGCAAAAAGAGCCCGCCTCGCTCGCAACAAACAAAATCGTGCGCAATTTGGTATTGTGCAGGGTGGGATGTATGGCGATCTCCGCGTTCAAAGTGTTTTGCAGTTAATTGAAAATGATTTTGAAGGGTATGCAATTGGCGGACTTTCTGTAGGCGAATCAAAACGAGAGATGAGGCGTTTGCTGTCTGCTACAATACCTTGGATGCCCGATAACAAACCGCGATATTTAATGGGAGTGGGCGCGCCAGACGATTTGATTGACGCAATTTTATTGGGTGTTGATATGTTTGATTGTGTCATGCCAACACGCAATGCACGCAATGGGAGTGTTTTTGTTCGTTCATCTGCTTCTGCTACAGGGAAAATTCAAATAAAAAATGCAATTCATAAAATGAGCAAAGCCCCTTTAGATTCTTTATGTTCCTGTTATACGTGTAAAAATTATTCTAGAGCTTATTTGCGTCATCTTTTTGTTGCAGAAGAACTTTTAGTTTTTCGCTTATTGTCGATTCATAACTTACAGTTTCTTTATGATCTGACGTCTGAGCTAAGAGAAGCTATTCGTTCTGGGGATATCTTTGATCAAGTAAAGAGAATTAGAGGCGATTATGCACCTGGGAGCTAGCCAGTCATGGGAAACGCTAAGCAAAATAATGAATCAAAACAAGGTTATGAGAAACCTTTGCGTGTTTTCATCGGTGCCCATGAAACTCAAGATTTTTTAAATGACATTATTAAAACCTCAAAAAATAAAATTGATCATAAAAATGAAATAAAACCCTGGTGGTTTTGGTTAGGTTTTTTGGGGGGCGTGCTTATTTCTGGTTTAGGGATTTTTTTTACATTTACAACTGTTTATTTTATTCAAAATTCAATCCTTGAAAAACCCAATTTTATTTATGAAAAAGCTATTTGCGAAAAGCATTAAATAAAGTTACAATCCCTCCTAGTTTAAAATTTTGATGAGGTTTAATTATGAAGATTAATTTTTTTAATAACAGCAAATATGCGGCTGCATCTTTACTTTTGATTATACAATCGTGTACGTCTTCTAATTTTGTAAAAAAAGAAGTCATTGCAAATTCAATTAATAACCTAAAAACTCCAGAATGGGTTTTAAACTCAAATATTTTATTAGAAGAACAAAGCAATGTTATATTTATTCATAAAGTTAATTTAAATGGTTCCGCAAGGCCTGATTCATGTGTGTCAATTGCTCGTACCCAAGCTTTAGCAGAAATGATGAAGTACATTAAAAACTCTGTAACGAGTTCTGGACAAGTTGAAGATTTAAATGCAAGTTCAGATCCTTCTTATTCATCTTTAACCGCATTTTTGTCTCAAGGTAATATTTCTGGAGCAAAAGTAACAACAACTTACTGGGAACAAACTATGGAATCAGATGATTCTGGTATGCGTCCAGTTAAAAAACTGATGTGTGCAGTAAAAGTTAATATAGATAAAGGTGTTCTTGATAAACAAATGCGAGATGCTATTAATGGATCATCTGGTGGTAATCCAGAAATACGTAAAAAACTTCTTGAAGCACAAAAAACTTTTATTGATAGCGTAGGCAAAAAAGATTCTGATTCTTCTTCTAAAGGAGAATGAGTAAATGCTATCTAAAGTTACAGAACGTGTATTTATGTTTTTTTGCTTTATTGTATTTCATGGGCAACTGTATTCGCAAACGGATGCATGTTCTAGTTTAGCCGATTTGCAGACAAAAAATAACAATTCTTTTGTTGGTTATGGTTCTGGTCAGACACAGTTTGAAGCAGATCAAAATGCTCAAATAGATTTAGCAAGACAAATTAGACAAAAAGTAAGTGCGACTTCTACTGTTGAAGAAAATAATTTTAATTCTAATTTATCTTCAAATACTAAATCTGTTGTTCAAGAAATATTAATAGGCGCAAAAATTTTAAAAAGATGCTCTGGTGAAAATAAATTTTCAACCGTTGTTACCTTGGATAAAGATTTTTTTATTAATTCACTTGCAGAAAAATTGACAATAACTTTTAATAAGGCAAATTCTCTTAAAAAATCTATTGAAAATGCCAAAGCCGAAGAGGTGTTGGCAAATGCTATTGAAACTGCTAAAGATTTTATTAATAATTATCAAACAAGTTGTGAATCGGATTTAGAATTGTGTAAAATTTATAAAGGCTGCTCGAATATAACTTTTGATAATTCTTTTCGAGATCTTATAAATGCTGTGGCGAAAAATGCAGAAAAAGATCAATATGTTTTAATTATTGAAGATCAAGCATTAACCAATGAATTTCAAGAAGATTTGCTACGACTTTTAGAAGAAGATAATGTGAAAATTATGAATTCTAAAGTGGCAGAAAAGGGCAATAATACTTCTCGTAAAATTTTGGCTAATTGCAAGTTTAAAGCAGGATTAAAAATCCCAGGAACTGAGGATAAAATTGCTGAAATACGCTGTCTTGCTGATGCGTATTCTGGAAAGCAAAAGAAATTTCAAAAAATTTATAGTTGTAAAGCAATTATGGACACTCAAATGACTTCGCAAGACGCAATTTCTTCGTGTGTTGGCCGTTTGCAAAAAGATTAACTATTTAAATTCTAGGTATTTTATCAGAATTGTATATCAATGTTTCATGCCCAGGAAATTTATTTCCGTCTTTATCTGTAAATACAGTCCAGTTTGAAAATGAATGAAAGCTTGGTTGTGGGTAAATAAAATCATTGCCAAATTGATTTTTACATTCTTCTCGTAAAAATTTATAATATTCTATTCCTTCTTTTAAAACATAATGATTTGAAAAAAAATTACTTTTAACATGTTTCTTTATCCAGAAACCATCTGATATGATACCTTCTAGCCAATTCCAGTTTTTATGTTTATCTGCACAAATAATGTATGTATAACTGGCGAATGAGGGTTTATTATTGCAAAACAAAACGAAAGATATTAATATTATTAAATAAAGTTTTTTTATCATGATTTTACCATTTTTATCCAAGATTTAAACAAATTATTAAACATTTAATAATAATTTCTTATACATATGTTTCTCCTTCCTGTTAGCTAACTTTCAATCGGACTTTTGCGGTAAAATCATGATACCGAATTTGGTTTTATTAATAAAAGTCTTAATGCATTCAAGGTAACAAGCAAAGTTGCTCCAGTGTCTGCTAAAATAGCTAACCATAATGGAGTATTAGCAAATATCGTTATTATCAAAAAAAACATTTTTAAACCTATTGCAATAGAGATATTTTGTTTTATATTATAAATTGTTTTTTTTGATATTATAATTGTATCGATAATTGCATTAATATTATTATTCATTATTACAATTTCTGCAGTGTCAATCGCCACATTAGACCCGCTATTCATCGCTATTCCTACTTTGGCTGCAGCAAGTGCAGGAGCATCGTTAATACCATCTCCCACCATAATAATTGGTTCTTGGGAACTTATATTTCGCACATATTTCATTTTATCTTCTGGAAGTAGTTCTGCTAACACTTCTGTTTGTAGTTCTTGTTTTAGTATATTTCCAGAATCTTTGCTATCTCCTGTTAGAATAATTGAGTTGTACCCGAGAGTTTTTAATTTTTTAATTGTAAAAGGCGCTTCGGGTTTTAATTTATCAATTAAAACTATAACTCCAGCTAATTCTTTGTTTTCAAGAATAATAACAATTTTATTTCCTTCATTTTGTAGAGTTTTAATTTCATCAAAATTATAATTATTTTTTAAATCCAAAAAATAATTAAAGGAACAAAGTAAATAAGAATTATTTGCAATATTAGCTGTTGCACCAATTCCTGCAATATTTTTAGCATCACTAACAGAAAGTATTTCAATATTTTTTGTATTTGCTGCAGTCACAATTGATTGGGCTATGGGATGAGTAAATTTATTTTCGACTGAAGCTGCAAGTTGTAAAATTTTATTTTCATCGTACTTATATGCGACTATTTTTTGTATACTTAATTTTCCATACGTAACAGTTCCTGTTTTGTCAAATGCGATCTGTTTGGTTTCTGCAATGGCTTCTAATGATGCAGCGCTTTTGATAAAAATACCAAGTTTAGAAGCAGTTGTGATTGCCGCAGAAATAGCAGACGGAGTAGAAATCACTAAGGCACAGGGACAACCAATTAGTAGGACAGCGAGACCTTTGTAAATCCATGTTATAAAGTCTTCACCAAATATAATTGGTGGAATAATTGCAGTTAAAACTGAAATTAAAAGAATGATAGGTGTATAGATCCTACTAAAAGCTTCGATATTTCTAACTATTCTTGTTTTTGAAGCTTGAGCATTTTCGATGAGCCGAACAAGTTGCGTGACGGTGTTATCGAATCCTGTTGATGTGGCTTTAACCAATAGATTTCCATCTACAGGGTATGAACCGGCGCTTACTTTATCAGAAGTTTTTTTAAAAACGGGGACTGGCTCTCCGGTTAACTGAGATTCATCAATGTAACTTGTTCCAGAAATAATAATGCCATCGGTGGGCAATTTTTCTCCTGGTTTAATGTCAATGAGATCGCCAATTTTAATTTGGTTTGTAGCAATTGTTTCAATTTTTCCATTTTCTTTTTTTATAGTTGATTTATCAGGTAGTAGTAAATGAAGAGAGCGAACACTTTTCCGTGCGCGGTTGGTTGTATGTGATTCGAGTGTTTCGCCAATTAAATATAAAATAATAACAGTTGCAGCTTCTTTGGCTGCACCAATAAATATGGCGCCAAGAGATGAAATACTTATAAGTGTTTCTACGCTAAAAATATAATTATATTTAATTTGGGTTAATGCTTTTTTTAAAGTTGGAAAAAGTCCATATAATGTAATACAAATAAAAGAAATATAACCAAATTTATTGTTAAATTGTTCTAAAATAAATGCAAATAATAATAAAGTAAATAGTATTAAAATCCCTTTCCAGTGTGAATGTTCACTATGATTTGAATGGTCGTGCAAATGTAATTTTTGGTTGTCAGCATTTTGATTATAATTGTTAATTTTTATAATTTTGTGTAACAATTTTTTGTGTATTTTTTTTCTAAAAATTAAGCCAATATTTTTTAAATTATTTTTACTATTATTTGATATTTTAACTTCAGAAATAGTATATCCTAAAGATATTAGAATTTTT
This region of Spirobacillus cienkowskii genomic DNA includes:
- the tgt gene encoding tRNA guanosine(34) transglycosylase Tgt; protein product: MFSQRNLINFKKIKSLPLSPEFWSGHFDTENLKSSDFEQEFNQVLSKGIARNEDLQRVKQVGPRITKMTFGDIEIETPIFMPVGTLGSVKSLSPEDVYGIGYKIILGNTYHLNLRPGMELMKEFNGLHEFMRWPGAILTDSGGFQVMSLAKIRKLTEEGVTFANHINGAKVTLTPEKVVAIQEDIDSDIQMVLDECTPYPATYEEALSSMQRSMRWAKRARLARNKQNRAQFGIVQGGMYGDLRVQSVLQLIENDFEGYAIGGLSVGESKREMRRLLSATIPWMPDNKPRYLMGVGAPDDLIDAILLGVDMFDCVMPTRNARNGSVFVRSSASATGKIQIKNAIHKMSKAPLDSLCSCYTCKNYSRAYLRHLFVAEELLVFRLLSIHNLQFLYDLTSELREAIRSGDIFDQVKRIRGDYAPGS
- a CDS encoding LPP20 family lipoprotein is translated as MLSKVTERVFMFFCFIVFHGQLYSQTDACSSLADLQTKNNNSFVGYGSGQTQFEADQNAQIDLARQIRQKVSATSTVEENNFNSNLSSNTKSVVQEILIGAKILKRCSGENKFSTVVTLDKDFFINSLAEKLTITFNKANSLKKSIENAKAEEVLANAIETAKDFINNYQTSCESDLELCKIYKGCSNITFDNSFRDLINAVAKNAEKDQYVLIIEDQALTNEFQEDLLRLLEEDNVKIMNSKVAEKGNNTSRKILANCKFKAGLKIPGTEDKIAEIRCLADAYSGKQKKFQKIYSCKAIMDTQMTSQDAISSCVGRLQKD
- a CDS encoding heavy metal translocating P-type ATPase — encoded protein: MNQNELSTYTFIISGAHCIDCTKKIETVCKKIDGIKTVLFNFNKSELTIFIIKNTNALTEVKKILISLGYTISEVKISNNSKNNLKNIGLIFRKKIHKKLLHKIIKINNYNQNADNQKLHLHDHSNHSEHSHWKGILILFTLLLFAFILEQFNNKFGYISFICITLYGLFPTLKKALTQIKYNYIFSVETLISISSLGAIFIGAAKEAATVIILYLIGETLESHTTNRARKSVRSLHLLLPDKSTIKKENGKIETIATNQIKIGDLIDIKPGEKLPTDGIIISGTSYIDESQLTGEPVPVFKKTSDKVSAGSYPVDGNLLVKATSTGFDNTVTQLVRLIENAQASKTRIVRNIEAFSRIYTPIILLISVLTAIIPPIIFGEDFITWIYKGLAVLLIGCPCALVISTPSAISAAITTASKLGIFIKSAASLEAIAETKQIAFDKTGTVTYGKLSIQKIVAYKYDENKILQLAASVENKFTHPIAQSIVTAANTKNIEILSVSDAKNIAGIGATANIANNSYLLCSFNYFLDLKNNYNFDEIKTLQNEGNKIVIILENKELAGVIVLIDKLKPEAPFTIKKLKTLGYNSIILTGDSKDSGNILKQELQTEVLAELLPEDKMKYVRNISSQEPIIMVGDGINDAPALAAAKVGIAMNSGSNVAIDTAEIVIMNNNINAIIDTIIISKKTIYNIKQNISIAIGLKMFFLIITIFANTPLWLAILADTGATLLVTLNALRLLLIKPNSVS